The Phocoena phocoena chromosome 21, mPhoPho1.1, whole genome shotgun sequence genome includes a region encoding these proteins:
- the SPCS3 gene encoding signal peptidase complex subunit 3, producing the protein MNTVLSRANSLFAFSLSVMAALTFGCFITTAFKDRSVPVRLHVSRIMLKNVEDFTGPRERSDLGFITFDITADLENIFDWNVKQLFLYLSAEYSTKNNALNQVVLWDKIVLRGDNPKLLLKDMKTKYFFFDDGNGLKGNRNVTLTLSWNVVPNAGILPLVTGSGHVSVPFPDTYEITKSY; encoded by the exons ATGAACACGGTGCTGTCGCGGGCGAACTCGCTGTTCGCCTTCTCGCTGAGCGTGATGGCGGCGCTCACCTTCGGCTGTTTCATCACCACCGCCTTCAAAGACCGGAGCGTCCCGGTGCGGCTGCACGTCTCGAGGATCATGCT aaaaaatgTAGAAGACTTCACTGGACCTAGAGAAAGAAGTGATCTGGGATTCATTACATTTGATATAACTGCTG atctagaaaatatatttgattggAACGTTAAGCAgttgtttctttatttatcaGCCGAATATTCAACAAAAAATAAT gcTCTGAACCAGGTTGTTCTGTGGGACAAGATTGTTCTGAGAGGTGATAATCCAAAGCTGCTGTTGaaagatatgaaaacaaagtattttttctttgacgATGGAAATGGTCTCAA GGGAAACAGGAATGTCACTTTAACCCTATCTTGGAACGTTGTACCAAATGCTGGAATTCTACCTCTTGTGACAGGATCAGGACATGTATCTGTCCCATTTCCAGATACATATGAAATAACGAAGAGTTATTAA